In a single window of the bacterium genome:
- a CDS encoding PfkB family carbohydrate kinase, with protein MIAAIGIAVLDIIMVMDGFKNGEGSFYCDRLTSEGGGMAATALCAAAKLGSRTRLFTRIGDDMVGRYILDSVHRFGVDTTGSVTVRGRNTTCAVVFVDSVTGEKQFFSEHTKPAFTDPLPLDCSLLEGTEVLLVDGHWIDGAIEGARWARSRGIPVVADFKRMYPGLEHLMPLIDYLIIPEFFAHEITGETVPESMLKKLASIHRGIPVITGGVQGGAYLSGEEIKRFRPFLIECVDSTGAGDAFHGAFCHFLSKSLTLERCLELSSAVGALNCRALGGRNSLPSRDELKQFLIKHGVDSEFP; from the coding sequence ATGATCGCTGCGATAGGTATAGCCGTTCTGGACATTATTATGGTTATGGACGGTTTTAAAAACGGCGAAGGATCATTTTACTGTGACAGGCTCACATCCGAGGGCGGCGGAATGGCTGCCACCGCTCTCTGTGCAGCAGCGAAACTCGGTTCCCGGACACGGCTCTTTACGCGCATCGGTGACGATATGGTCGGACGTTATATTCTGGACAGTGTTCACCGTTTCGGTGTCGATACCACCGGCTCGGTCACTGTCCGGGGGAGAAACACAACGTGCGCAGTGGTATTTGTGGACTCTGTGACCGGAGAAAAACAGTTCTTTTCGGAACACACAAAACCAGCGTTCACTGATCCTCTGCCACTCGATTGTTCATTGCTCGAGGGTACGGAGGTTCTCCTTGTGGATGGCCACTGGATAGATGGCGCCATCGAGGGTGCCCGGTGGGCAAGGTCACGGGGAATTCCCGTGGTTGCCGACTTTAAAAGAATGTATCCCGGGCTTGAACACCTCATGCCATTGATTGATTATCTCATAATTCCGGAATTTTTTGCCCATGAAATTACGGGTGAAACCGTTCCTGAATCAATGCTGAAAAAACTTGCCTCCATTCATCGGGGAATTCCTGTCATTACCGGGGGTGTTCAGGGCGGAGCTTATCTGTCAGGAGAAGAGATTAAACGTTTCAGACCGTTTCTAATCGAGTGTGTTGACTCCACGGGAGCGGGTGATGCGTTTCATGGCGCATTTTGTCATTTTCTCTCAAAGAGCCTTACCCTTGAACGGTGCCTCGAACTGTCATCGGCTGTAGGGGCACTCAATTGCCGGGCGCTGGGAGGAAGGAACTCTCTGCCTTCACGGGATGAATTGAAACAATTTCTTATCAAGCATGGTGTGGATTCCGAGTTTCCATAA